TAACTTTGTTGATGCGGCCAGAGCTGTTGATTTGGTTAAGAAAGAGCATCCACAAATTATCGCCACAATTTTAGTTCACTTAAATCGTGACTTAGCTGCTGAGATATTAAATCTATTTGATGATGATCTGCGTAATGATGTAATGCTACGTATTGCAACCTTCGGTGGAGTAGAGCCTTCAGCGTTAGAGGTATTATCAACATCGTTATCAACTTTACTACATGGACAAAATATTAAACTTAATAATATGGGGGGTATCCGCACCGCAGCAGAAATCATCAACCTGATGAAATCACAACAAGAAGAATTGGTTATCAATGCATTACGTGATTATGACAATGAGTTAGCTCAAAAAATCATTGATGAAATGTTCTTATTCGAAAATCTGGTTGATGTGGATGATAGAAGTATCCAACGTCTACTCAAAGATGTGGATAATGAAACCTTAATTATTGCCCTGAAAGGTGCGACAGAACCATTACGGGAAAAATTATTATCGAATATGTCGCAACGTGC
This Gilliamella sp. ESL0443 DNA region includes the following protein-coding sequences:
- the fliG gene encoding flagellar motor switch protein FliG; translation: MNLSESQKAATILMILGEELAAKVMQFLDHKEVQQISSAMMGLPQLTQEQLKNILNECQTTLDDCAVLNTDTNGYLRKVLEKSIGSDKASRLLDELLDTDIEDTTDGLKMLNFVDAARAVDLVKKEHPQIIATILVHLNRDLAAEILNLFDDDLRNDVMLRIATFGGVEPSALEVLSTSLSTLLHGQNIKLNNMGGIRTAAEIINLMKSQQEELVINALRDYDNELAQKIIDEMFLFENLVDVDDRSIQRLLKDVDNETLIIALKGATEPLREKLLSNMSQRAASILREDLENRPPVRLSQVETEQKKILVIARRLAETGEMILSSGDDEYV